In Lycium ferocissimum isolate CSIRO_LF1 unplaced genomic scaffold, AGI_CSIRO_Lferr_CH_V1 ctg2594, whole genome shotgun sequence, a single window of DNA contains:
- the LOC132043601 gene encoding ATP synthase subunit 9, mitochondrial — protein sequence MLEGAKSIGAGAATIASAGAAIGIGNVFSSLIHSVARNPSLAKQSFGYANDGLFDLIRILIEERRFHSVS from the coding sequence ATGTTAGAAGGTGCAAAATCAATAGGTGCAGGAGCTGCTACAATTGCTTCAGCGGGAGCTGCTATCGGTATTGGAAACGTCTTCAGTTCTTTGATCCATTCTGTGGCGCGAAATCCATCATTGGCTAAACAATCATTTGGTTATGCCAATGATGGCCTTTTTGATCTTATTCGTATTCTGATCGAAGAAAGAAGGTTTCATTCAGTCTCATAA